In Caldalkalibacillus thermarum, one DNA window encodes the following:
- a CDS encoding arginase family protein, producing MRFDVTVLNFDHTYHHQPHLLQHKHCWIDLSDLKQANMYCSQETLEEISRRIRPVRQPRLTFIGTGNYHYVTYLFLEKISEPCDLVLFDHHSDTGEPYPLLSCGSWVTKALSELPLLEQVIIIGLHPKYSTSIPPQYFSRVRIVPTADLLNRPEAKILKWIKTEHVYISIDKDVLDPAFASTNWDQGSMSLPLLLRLLKAIGRHKQILGIDVCGELPYDPLGDVTYMDAVHKNERANRAIMDIASSC from the coding sequence ATTGAACTTTGATCATACGTATCACCATCAGCCTCATCTTTTGCAGCACAAGCACTGTTGGATTGATTTGAGTGACTTGAAACAAGCCAACATGTATTGTTCCCAGGAAACATTAGAAGAGATTAGCCGGCGTATCAGACCGGTAAGACAACCCCGGTTAACGTTTATCGGCACCGGCAACTATCATTACGTGACCTATCTGTTCCTGGAAAAGATCTCCGAACCTTGCGACCTGGTCTTATTTGACCACCATTCCGATACCGGAGAACCTTATCCCCTGTTATCCTGTGGTTCGTGGGTTACCAAAGCATTGTCCGAACTCCCATTGCTTGAGCAAGTGATCATCATCGGCCTTCATCCCAAGTACAGCACCTCTATTCCGCCCCAATATTTCAGCCGGGTGCGTATCGTGCCCACCGCTGACCTCTTAAACCGTCCCGAAGCCAAAATTCTAAAGTGGATTAAAACCGAACACGTTTATATCAGTATTGACAAAGATGTCTTGGACCCAGCCTTCGCTTCCACAAACTGGGATCAAGGCAGCATGAGCTTGCCTCTTTTACTCCGGCTGCTGAAGGCGATCGGCCGTCACAAACAAATTCTGGGTATCGATGTCTGCGGCGAGCTTCCTTATGATCCGTTAGGTGATGTAACCTATATGGATGCAGTGCATAAAAACGAACGGGCCAACCGGGCCATCATGGACATCGCCTCCAGCTGCTAA
- the rpmI gene encoding 50S ribosomal protein L35: MPKMKTKRAAVKRFKRTATGKLKRSHAYTSHLFASKTAKRKRQLRKPALVSKGDYKRLKDVLYNL; encoded by the coding sequence ATGCCAAAAATGAAAACCAAACGCGCCGCTGTGAAGCGTTTTAAAAGAACTGCCACAGGCAAACTGAAACGTTCCCATGCCTATACCAGCCACCTTTTTGCCAGCAAAACAGCAAAGCGCAAGCGCCAGCTGCGCAAACCTGCTCTGGTAAGCAAAGGGGACTACAAACGTTTGAAAGACGTGCTGTATAACCTGTAA
- a CDS encoding glycoside hydrolase family 31 protein, protein MKGSEAIHPNKISVEKGITHFYIGQVTVMRHDKASIYFNCGPAQVLLRFLSPSLFRVVLNPYGEVDEKTTDAVYKRDWPEVELDVSEDDEYYHLTTSQLKVKVQKRPLRLAVYTPEGKVIHQDDPVRGMGWTEQKQVFCHKTMHGDEKFYGFGEKAGYLNKRGTRQIMWNSDVYAPHNEETNALYQSIPFFTSLSEKGVYGLFLDNPGKTIFDLTGEESYSFTAEAGKLDYYFFYGQDLKDVVSQYTELTGRMPLPPKWAIGYHQSRYSYQTEDEVREVARTFREKQIPCDVIYLDIHYMDGYRVFTWHPARFPNAPQLIQDLSQQGFHVIPIVDPGVKKDPSYRVYQEGVKQDYFCRYLEGDIYTGEVWPGESAFPDFTEEKVRKWWGKLHAHYTEAGIKGIWNDMNEPAVFNETKTMDVDVIHKNDGDPKPHKELHNLYGYYMSKATYEGLKELLAGERPFVVTRAGYAGIQRYAAVWTGDNRSFWEHLAMCIPMFLNMGISGLPFVGADIGGFAHPANGPLLARWTQLGTFTPFCRNHSALDVPRQEPWVFGEEIEAICRRYIELRYQLLPHLYTLFYQAAETGLPILRPLVMEFPDDPLTHDLADQFMVGEDILVAPVYRPDMHARAVYLPRGQWINYWTKEEVSGGQYVLVPTPLEIMPIFVKKGAIIPHGVVEQYVGEKQGAPLTMHVFGLHGEQRYTLYEDDGYSFEYEKGCYNLVEWCVTEDSGKVTVTYQPHHYQYDSGRKECHLVLHGVDGVQEVRGNTVKEWQYEREQKRLTVTVEAGSHPDTYVIDLK, encoded by the coding sequence ATGAAAGGGAGCGAAGCCATTCATCCGAATAAAATCTCAGTAGAAAAAGGTATCACTCACTTCTATATCGGCCAAGTGACAGTGATGCGCCATGACAAGGCAAGTATCTACTTTAATTGCGGCCCGGCTCAAGTGTTATTGCGTTTTTTAAGCCCGAGTCTGTTCCGGGTGGTTCTAAATCCCTATGGAGAGGTGGACGAGAAAACCACCGATGCCGTATACAAACGTGACTGGCCGGAAGTTGAGCTGGATGTCAGCGAAGATGACGAATATTATCACTTGACAACGTCCCAGCTTAAGGTAAAAGTTCAAAAACGTCCTTTGCGCCTGGCTGTTTATACGCCTGAAGGAAAGGTCATTCATCAGGATGATCCCGTGCGGGGCATGGGATGGACCGAGCAGAAGCAGGTGTTTTGTCATAAAACCATGCACGGGGATGAGAAATTTTATGGCTTTGGGGAGAAAGCAGGTTACTTAAATAAACGGGGCACCAGACAAATCATGTGGAACTCCGATGTCTATGCTCCCCATAATGAGGAAACCAATGCCTTGTATCAGTCCATTCCCTTTTTTACAAGTTTGAGTGAAAAAGGCGTGTACGGCCTTTTTCTCGATAACCCTGGCAAAACAATTTTTGATTTAACTGGAGAAGAGAGCTACTCCTTCACAGCAGAAGCGGGCAAACTGGATTACTACTTTTTTTATGGCCAAGATTTGAAGGATGTGGTCAGCCAATATACGGAACTGACAGGACGCATGCCCTTGCCGCCCAAGTGGGCCATTGGCTACCATCAGTCCAGGTACAGTTACCAGACAGAGGATGAAGTGCGGGAAGTGGCCCGGACTTTCAGGGAAAAACAGATTCCTTGCGATGTGATTTATCTGGATATTCATTATATGGATGGTTACCGCGTCTTTACCTGGCATCCCGCTCGCTTTCCAAACGCCCCCCAGTTAATTCAGGACCTGAGCCAACAAGGTTTTCATGTGATCCCCATTGTTGATCCTGGGGTGAAGAAAGACCCTTCTTACCGGGTATATCAGGAAGGGGTCAAACAGGATTATTTCTGCCGCTATCTGGAAGGGGATATCTATACGGGCGAGGTATGGCCTGGAGAGAGTGCTTTTCCGGATTTTACGGAAGAAAAAGTGCGCAAGTGGTGGGGGAAGCTCCATGCCCATTACACTGAAGCGGGGATTAAAGGCATTTGGAATGATATGAATGAGCCTGCTGTATTTAACGAGACAAAAACTATGGATGTGGATGTCATTCACAAGAATGACGGTGATCCCAAACCGCATAAAGAGCTGCATAATTTATACGGGTACTATATGAGCAAGGCGACTTACGAAGGATTGAAGGAATTGTTAGCAGGTGAACGGCCGTTTGTGGTGACCAGAGCCGGATATGCAGGCATTCAGCGTTATGCCGCGGTGTGGACAGGAGATAACCGCAGTTTTTGGGAACATTTGGCCATGTGTATCCCGATGTTTTTGAATATGGGCATCTCAGGACTCCCTTTTGTAGGCGCGGATATCGGTGGCTTTGCCCATCCGGCTAACGGCCCGCTTCTGGCCCGCTGGACACAGTTGGGGACTTTTACACCGTTTTGCCGCAATCATTCTGCTCTCGATGTGCCCCGCCAGGAACCGTGGGTATTCGGAGAAGAGATTGAGGCGATTTGCCGTCGTTATATTGAGCTCCGTTATCAATTACTGCCCCATTTGTATACTTTATTCTATCAAGCTGCCGAGACCGGACTCCCGATTTTAAGGCCGCTGGTCATGGAGTTTCCGGATGATCCTTTGACCCACGATTTGGCCGACCAATTTATGGTGGGAGAGGATATCCTGGTTGCTCCGGTTTACCGGCCAGATATGCACGCCCGTGCGGTTTATCTGCCGCGCGGACAATGGATCAACTACTGGACGAAGGAAGAGGTAAGCGGCGGCCAATATGTCTTGGTTCCGACGCCTTTAGAGATCATGCCCATCTTTGTGAAGAAAGGGGCGATCATCCCCCACGGTGTCGTGGAGCAGTATGTTGGGGAGAAACAGGGTGCGCCGTTGACCATGCATGTTTTTGGTCTGCATGGTGAACAGCGGTATACGTTGTATGAAGATGACGGATACAGTTTTGAGTATGAAAAAGGATGCTATAACCTTGTGGAGTGGTGTGTCACTGAAGACTCAGGGAAGGTGACTGTCACCTATCAGCCTCACCATTACCAATATGACAGCGGGCGTAAGGAATGTCATCTTGTCTTGCATGGTGTGGACGGGGTGCAGGAAGTAAGGGGTAACACCGTGAAGGAATGGCAGTATGAACGGGAGCAGAAGCGGTTAACGGTGACGGTTGAAGCAGGATCTCATCCAGATACTTATGTGATTGACCTTAAATAG
- the infC gene encoding translation initiation factor IF-3, translating to MGVVQAQVVWSFNLDGGVRVISKEHLVNENIRAREVRLIDVDGNQVGIVPLKKALQMARDANLDLVNVAPQAKPPVCRIMDYGKFKFEQQKREREARKKQKVINVKEVRFTPNIEEHDYNTKMRNVQRFLSKGDKVKCTIRFRGRQITHAELGRELLERLAQDVAEVGVVEKKPSMDGRNMIMFLAPKTEK from the coding sequence ATGGGTGTGGTGCAAGCTCAAGTTGTGTGGTCCTTTAATCTTGATGGAGGTGTGAGGGTTATTAGCAAGGAACATTTAGTAAATGAGAACATTCGCGCACGTGAAGTGCGGCTCATTGACGTGGATGGGAACCAGGTGGGAATTGTACCGCTCAAAAAAGCGCTGCAAATGGCGCGAGATGCCAATCTTGATCTGGTCAACGTTGCACCGCAGGCCAAGCCCCCCGTTTGCCGGATCATGGATTATGGCAAATTCAAGTTTGAACAGCAGAAACGGGAGAGGGAAGCCCGCAAAAAACAAAAGGTGATCAACGTTAAAGAAGTGCGCTTTACCCCCAATATTGAAGAGCACGATTATAACACCAAAATGCGCAATGTGCAAAGATTCTTAAGCAAAGGGGATAAAGTGAAGTGTACCATCCGTTTCCGGGGCCGTCAAATTACCCACGCTGAACTGGGACGGGAGCTCTTAGAGCGCCTTGCCCAAGATGTTGCTGAAGTGGGGGTTGTGGAGAAAAAACCCTCAATGGATGGACGGAACATGATTATGTTCCTGGCCCCCAAGACCGAGAAATAA
- the rplT gene encoding 50S ribosomal protein L20 has translation MPRVKGGYATRRRRKKILKLAKGYFGSKHRLFRTANQQVMKSLMYAYRDRRQRKRDFRKLWITRINAAARQHGLSYSRFMHGLKQAGIDINRKMLADLAVNDKEAFAQLVSKVKGE, from the coding sequence ATGCCACGTGTAAAAGGTGGATATGCCACCCGTCGTCGTCGTAAAAAGATCTTAAAATTAGCCAAAGGTTATTTCGGTTCCAAACACCGTTTGTTTAGAACAGCTAATCAACAAGTGATGAAATCTTTGATGTATGCTTATCGTGACCGCCGTCAAAGAAAACGGGATTTCCGTAAATTGTGGATTACGCGCATCAATGCGGCGGCACGCCAGCACGGTTTATCTTACAGCCGTTTTATGCATGGCCTGAAGCAGGCTGGCATTGATATCAACCGTAAAATGCTGGCTGATCTTGCCGTCAATGATAAAGAAGCCTTTGCCCAGCTGGTGAGCAAGGTCAAAGGAGAATAA